The DNA segment CCCACCAGGCGCGCACCTGGGCCAGGGCGAGGTCGAGGACGGCGTCGGTCACCGGCTCGATCAGCGCGGTGCGCTCGACGGCGGGGAGGAAGTCCACCGGCGCCAGCAGCCCGCGGACGGGGTGCTGCCAGCGCACCAGCGCCTCGACGCCGACGACCTGACCGCTGCCCAGCGCCACCTTCGGCTGGTAGTGGACGACCAGCTCGCCGTCGGCCAGCCCGCGCCGGAGCTCCGACAGCAGCACCAGCCGGCTGCGGTCGTTGCCGTCGGAGAGCGGGTCGTAGACGGCGACGCCGTCGTGGCTCTCCTTCGCGGCGTACATGGCGATGTCCGCCTGCCGGAGCAGGGTGCCGACGTCGGCGCCGCCCTCGCCGCAGACGGCCACGCCGATGCTGACGTCGACGTCCAGCGAGAGGCCGTCGACCAGGAACGGCGTGCCCAGCGCGGCGTGCAGCCGCTCGGCCGCCGCCCGCGCCTCGGCCACCGTCACGTCCGGCAGCAGCACCGCGAACTCGTCGCCGCCGAGCCGGGCCACCATGTCCACCTCGCGGACCAGCGGGCGCAGCCGCGGACCCACCTGGGCCAGCAGCCGGTCGCCGTAGCTGTGCCCGAGGGTGTCGTTGACCTCCTTGAACCGGTCCAGGTCCATCAGCAGCACCGCCAGCCGGCACGGGGTGGCCGGGTCGGTCAGCAGCTCCTCGCCCCGGGCCAGGACGGCGGCGCGGTTGGGCAGCCCGGTGAGGGCGTCGTGCGTCGCCTGGTGGGCCAGCCGGGACTGCAGCTCCAGCCGCTCGGTCACGTCCCGGGCGGTCAGCAGCAGCCCGCCGATGTCCGGGTCGTCGCGCCGGTCGGAGGAGCTGACCTCCAGGTGCCGCCACCCGCCGTCCCGGTGCCGCACCCGGACCAGGAAGACCTGGGAGGGCTGGCCGTCGTGGGTGATCGGTGCGCCGCTGGTGGTGAACAGGTGGGCGTCCTCGGCGAAGAGCAGGTCGCCGGCGTGCATCTCGAGCAGCTCGGCGCGGGTCCAGCCGAGCACCGCGGAGGTCGAGTCGGAGACGAAGGCGACCCGGCCCTCGGGGGTGAGCAGGGCCAGGACGTCGTTGGTGGCGTGCACGACCGAGCGGAACCGGCGCTCCCGGTCCAGCGCGACGAGCAGGGCGTTGAAGGCGCGGGCCGCGCTGCCCAGGTCGTCGGCGGAGTCGACCGGCAGCGCCAGGTCGGCGGCCGGGCGGCCGGGGCCCTGCGCGGAGGTGACGGGGTCGCCGACGGTCTGCGCGACCTCGCCGATCCGGCCGGCCAGCAGCCGGAGCCGGGTGCCGATGACGGACCGGGCGAGCAGCCAGTTCGCCCCGCCGAGCACCAGCCCGGCGGCCAGGCAGGCGGCGCGGAAGACCGCGGTGGTCGCGTACTGCGCCGGCACCCCGAGCAGCACGGCGAAGACGGGGAAGACCGCACCGACGGCCAGGCCGAGCACGGCCATGCCGATCGCCAGCCGGGTGAACACCGACCACCGGACGGGCGGGTGCCCCGGGTCACTCGTCCACCGCATGCCCGGGTCATCGGCTCCTGCCGGGCGCAGCTGGACCCGCCGTCGTCGCCGGGTCCCCCGGAAGGGGCGCGCGCCGGTCACCCGGACGCGGGGCGGGCCCGTCCGCGGCGGACCGCGTCGAGCACGGCGATGAGCCCCAGCGGCACCACCGACCAGAGGCCGAGCACCCACAGCGCACGGGCCACCCCGTCGCCGGCGAAGTACGTGGTGCCGCGCAGCGCCCGCACCGCGACCCCCGGGGGGAGGACCTCCGCCAGCGGGTGCAGCCACGGCGGCAGGTACTCGGCGGGGAGGTTGCCGGTGCTGGTGGCGTTGCCCAGGATCACCAGCCCCAGCGAGGTGACGAAGGTGCCGGCCGACCCGATGGTGCGCAGCACCAGCGCCGCCGTCGCGGCCACCGACAGCGCGAGCAGCCCGACCAGCAGGGCCACCGTGCCGAAGGAGGCCGGGACGGCGGCGTAGAGGACGGCGGCGGCCCAGCTGACCAGCAGCGCGGACACGACCGCGAACAGCCCGATGCTCACCAGCCGCCAGCGCAACGGCAGCTTCGGCGCCGCGGAGTAGGACTGGATGCCGAACAGGAAGCCGCCGAGCACCACCCCGAAGGCGCCGTAGAAGATGCCCAGGCCGCGGGTGTCACCGGGTGCCAGCGGCCGCAGGTCCTCGGCCTGCAGCTGCCCGCCGGCCTGCTGGGCGAGCGGGGCGAACGCCTGGGTCACCGTCATCGTCACGCCCTGGCCGTTGGCGCCGGCGGAGAGCAGCCGCGCGGGCGGACCGGGCAGGAAGGCGGCGTACACGTCCCGGTGCAGGACGGCGGAGCGGGCGGCGGCCTCGTCGGTCAGCCGGGTGACGGCGAACTCGCCCGGGGCGGCCCGGTCGAGCGCGGTGCGCACCTGCTCGACCTGCGCGGTGCTGCCGACGACGCCGACCGGCAGGTCGTGCGGCACCGGCGCGTGGAAGGCGTCGAGGAACACCACCACGAACGCCAGCCCGATCACCGTGGCCACCAGCGCCGGGACCAGGACCCCGCGGGCCAGCGCGGCGACGGGGGAGCCCGCCGAGCGTTCGGTCTCGACGCCGGCCTCCGCCGGGCCGGGTGGGGGCGTGAAACCGCCGGGCACGCAGGGTCTCCTCGTCTCAGGGTGTCGGGCGGGGGCGAGCGGGGGGTGTCAGGTGGGCGGGGCGCCGGCCAGCGCCCGGCCCAGCGCGTCGCCGGACCGCCACGCGCTCTCCACCTTCGACGGCGCGCACCAGCCGTCGCCGCACCGGCCGACGCCGTCGGCCAGCGCGAAGGGGGCCTCCCGGGGGGCGGCGGGCTTGGCGAAGCTCCACCGGTGCGCGTGGCTCCACCCGGGGTCGGCGTCGATGCCCAGCAGCGCGCGGACCGCCGCGGTCACGGCCGGGACGGCGCTGTCGGGGTCGGCCAGGTGCTCGGCGGCGAACGCCGGGGTGGTGTGCGCGACCAGCACCGGGGCGGCGTCACCGCGCCGGTCACCGTCGTCGGCCACCCACTCCAGCACCGGGGAGTCGTGCACGAAGACGCCGTGCAGGTCGGCGGGCCAGCGCCGGTCCGGCCAGCCCAGCGCGACGGCCAGCGAGGGCTGCCAGCCGGCGTCCGGGACGTCGTCGGACGCCAGCAGCCGGGCCGCCTGCGGATCGGGCATGGCCAGCGCGACCGCGGCCACCGCCTCGCCGTCGACCTGCGGGCCGGGGGTCACCGAGGTGACCGCGCGCCCCAGCTCGACGTCCAGCCCGGTGGCGAGGTCGACGACCAGGCTGCGCAGCCCGCCGGGGGTGCCGTAGCGGACCGGGCCGGACGTCGTCCGCTCGATGCCGCCCGGGCCCGCCACCGTGAACGTGTCGGTCCACGGCCGGGCCAGGCCGCGCCGGACCCAGTCCTCGACGACCGGCGCGAACGGTGAGCCCTCGCCCGCGGTCAGGTAGGAGGCGCCGAGGTCGACCGGCCGACCGTGCAGCGTCCGGCCGCCCATCCGCCCGCCGAGCCGGCGCCCGCGGTCGACCAGCCGCACCGACACGCCCCGGTCGGCCAGGGCCCGGGCGCAGGCCACCCCGGAGATCCCGCCACCGACCACGACCGTGCTGCGCGCGCTGTCCACGCCGCCGATCCTGCGGGGCACGACGTGATCGCGCGCGGCGAGCCCCGGTCCGGCCGGGGATTAGGAGAGGTGATCGTCCTTGCTCCTGGCTCACTTCATCTCGTGAGCTGGGAGCAACAGAGTTGAGCCCGGACGGTCGCCAGCACGCCGCGGCTGCACCGCGCCCGAGACGGCGCGGACGGTGCGTGGCCCCGTCGGACGTGTTTGGAGCAGCTCACGGAGCCGGTCGGGCCAGGGGCCCCGGAGGTCAGCCGGGACGACGCGGAGCACCCGGACGTCGAGATCCCGGATCGCGTCCTCCCGCCGTTTCTCGTCCCAGAGCACCTGGGCGGCCGTGCGACCACCGAACGGGTCCTCGTACTTGACCCGGCCGTCGAACTCGACGGCGACCGCGGCGTCCTCGTACCAGGCGTCCACCCGCCCGACGAAGCCGCGCGGCCCGTGCAGGTCCATCTGCAGCTCCGGCAGCGGCAGGCCGCTGCCCAGGATGCGCAGTCGCCCCAGGGTCTCCAGGGGTGACTCCGCGCGGCCGTTCGCCAGCCCGGCTGCCCGAGCCGCCGCGGCGATCCCGTTCCAGTGGGTCTGCCGGAGGACCGCCTCCCGCAGGTTGTCGTGGGTCAGGAGCTCGTCGTGCAGCGCTGCGTCCATCGCCACCACGGCGTCCTACAGAGACCACGCCCGGGCGCAGTCGACCAGGGTGCGGGCCGGTCCCGTCCACCGGACGGCCCCGTTCGACAGGACGTCGTCCGCCGGCAGCCCGGCGCGCATGACGGTGTACCCGCGGCCCTGGCGCCACTGCACCTCGTCGGTCAACGAGACAGCTGCCTCGACGGCGGCCGAGGGCACCAGCAGACCGGACAGCCTGGCGGCCGATGCGCGGCTCAGCGCTGGGCGTCCGCCCAGGCAGAGCAGCACGGCGACGCAGTCGAGGAGGTGCCGGTGGTCGGGGCCACGGGCGATGGCGTCGCGCAGGACGGCCCGTTCGACGTAGACGCCCTGCCGCAGGCGGTCCCACTCGCCACGGCGCAGCGCCGACTGCACGTCGACGGGGACCAGACCGGCACGACGGACGTCGGCCGCGGTGAAGACCCCGCGGTGGCGGTCGGCGGCTTCGCGGAGCAGAGGGTGCACGAGTCGACCCTGCTGGATGCGATGCCGCGTGTCGGCGGCCCGTGAGCGATCTGTGGACAGCAACGGTGTCCTGGCTCAGCTCCGTTGCTCCTGGCTCAGGACTTGCGGTGAGCCAGGAGCGATGATGGTCAGCTCTCCTGATCCCGGGCCGTGGTCGGCGGGGGAGGGGCGGGGATGATCGTCGGTGTGCCCGCGCCCGAGCTGATCACCGACCCGACCGACGAGCGGGTGGCCGACTTCCGCGACCTGGTGGCCGGCGACCGCCGGCCGGGCACCGAACGGGGCACCGGGCCGGTCATCGTCGAGGGGGTCCCCGCGGTGCAGCGGCTGCTGGCCTCGCCGTACCCGGTGCGCAGCGTGATCGGGATCCCCGGCCGGGTCGCCGCCCTGGAGCTGCCGGCCGAGGTCACCGCGTACGAGGCGGACAAGTGGGTGCTCTCGGACCTGATCGGCTTCCGGCTGACCCGCGGGGTGCTCGCCTCGGCCGACCGGCTGCCGCCGCCGGACCTGGACGCGCTCATCGCCGGCCCGGACCCGGCGGCACCGCGGCGGCTCGCGGTGCTCGAGGGGCTCAACGACCACGAGAACATCGGGTCGATCGCCCGGTCCGCGGTCGCGCTCGGCATCGACGGGCTGCTGCTGGACCCGCACTGCGCCGACCCGCTCTACCGGCGGTGCGTGCGGGTCTCGATGGGGCACGTGCTGACGCTGCCGATCGCGGTGCTCGGCGACTGGCCCGGCGGGCTGGACCGGCTGCACGAGGCCGGGTACTGCACCGTCGCCCTCACCCCGGCCGACGACGCGGTCGACGTCGGCGACGTCGACCCCCGGGCCCACCCCCGCACCGCGGTGCTGCTCGGCGCCGAGGGGCCCGGGCTCACCCGCGAGGCGCAGCAGGCCGCCCGGGTGCGCGCCCGGATCCCGATGCGCAGCGGCGTCGACTCGCTCGGGGTCGCCGCAGCCGCGGCGGTCGCCTTCGCCACGCTGCGCTAGCGGAAGGACCCCCTGCCCCCCCACCGCTCGCAGGCTCGCGGCGGGACCCTGCAGGGGGCCGTCAGCCGCGGAGGGAGAGCTTGGCCAGCTCGGCGCGGGCCTGCTCGGCGACCTGCGGGGCGCATAGCACGTCGTAGCGACCGGCGACGATCTGGCTGGTGCTGGTGAAGTCGCGCTTGCCCTGGGACGCCGCGTAACCGACCGCACCGAACACGGCACCGAACACCAGACCGATCAGCAGGCCGCTGAGGACCGAGCCGATCCAGTCACCGCCGTCGGTGGCGAAGATGCCCAGCAGCAGGCCCACGAAGAGCCCGAACCAGGCGCCGCTGGCCGCGCCGGCGCCGATCGCCCGGCCCCAGCTCAGCCGGCCGGTGACCCGCTCGACCTGGCGCAGGTCGCTGCCGATGATCGTCACGTTCTCGACCGGGAACTTCTGGTCGGACAGGTGGTCCACCGCCCGCTGTGCCTGCTGGTAGTTCTCGTAGGACCCCACCTGCACGCCGCCGAGCGGCATGGACACCGATGCTGACACGTCCGTCTCCCGTCCCGTACCGGTCTGCCGGTGGCCGGAGGACCCGACCGCCGGACGCGTCCACCTGGACGACCGACCGGTGCACTACCCGAAACGATCTTCGCGGACACCCTGTTCCCCGTCGGCGGCGCCGCGACCGGCGGGCAGTCACGGTCCAGGACCGGGCGCCGAGGGTCCTGCCCTACACCAGGCTGTCGGCCCAGGCGCGGTGCAGGTCGGCGAACCGGCCGGTCCCGGCGACCAGCTCGGCGGGGGAGCCGTCCTCGACGACCCGGCCGGCCTCCATCACCAGCACCCGGTCGGCGATCTCCACCGTGGACAGCCGGTGGGCGATGATCAGCGCCGTCCGGTCGGCGAGCAGCGTCTGCAGCGCCCGCTGGACGAGGACCTCCGAGGGCACGTCGAGGGAGCTGGTGGCCTCGTCCAGCACCAGCACCGCCGGGTCGGCGAGGAAGGCGCGGGCGAAGCTGACCAGCTGCCGCTGACCGGCCGACAGCCGGCCGCCGCGCTTGCGGACGTCGGTGTCGTAGCCGTCGGGCAGCGCCCGGATGAAGCGGTCGGCACCGATCGCCCGGGCCGCCTGCTCGACCTCCGCCCGGGTGGCGTCGGGCTTGCCGAAGGTGATGTTGTCGGCGATCGACCCGGAGAACAGGAAGCTCTCCTGGGTCACCATCACCACCGCCCGGCGCAGGTCGGCGTCGGCGAGCCGGTCCAGCGGCACCCCGTCGAGCCGCACCTGACCGGCCAGCGGGTCGTAGAACCGGGCCGCCAGCCGGGCCAGCGTCGACTTGCCCGCCCCGGTCGCGCCGACCAGGGCGACCGTCTGCCCGGCGGGGACGGTGAGGTCGAGCTGCGGCAGCACCGTCGCGCTGCCGTAGCCGAACCGCACGCCGTCGAACACGACCTCGCCGGCGACCGGGTGCGGCAGCGGCGTCGGATCGGCCGGCTCGGCGACGCCGGGGCGCTCCTCCAGCACCCCGGACAGCTTCTCCAGCGCGGCGGCGGCCGACTGGTAGCTGCTGTAGAACATCGCGATGTCCTGCAGCGGGTCGAAGAACCGGCGCAGGTACAGCAGGAAGGAGACGAGCACGCCGACCGCCAGGTCGCCGTCCATCACCCGCAGCGCGCCGTAGCCGAGGACGGCGACGGTGACCAGGTTGCCGATCATCGTCACCGCCGGCACGAACACCGCGATCAGCCAGAACGCCCGGTGGTTGGCCCGCCGGTTGTCCTCGTTGAGCCGAGCGTGCAGCTCGTCGTTGCGGGGCTCGCGGCGGAACCCCTGCACCGCCCGGATGCCCCCCATCGTCTCGGTGAACTGGACGATGAGCGCGGCGATGGTCTGCCGGGTGCGGCGGTAGGCGACGGTCGAGTGGCGCTGGAACCAGCGGCCCACCAGGTACAGCAGCGGGAAGCCGAGCAGCGCGACCAGGCCCAGCGGCAGGTCCAGCACCAGCAGCACGACGCCGATGGTGAGCACGCTGAACAGCGCGGTCAGCAGCCCGTCGAGCCCCTCGTCCAGCAGCTCGGCGAGGGCCTCCACGTCGCTGGTCAGCCGGCTGATGGTCTTGCCGGAGGTGTACCGCTCGTGGAACGCCAGCGGCAGCCGCTGGACGTGGGAGAACACCCGCCGGCGCAGCGCCAGCAGCACCGCCTGACCCACCCGGCCGGAACCCACGAGGAACACGTACCGGAGGACGGCGTCCGCCGCGGCGGCACCGACCATCGCCGCGGTCACCCAGACCAGCGGCCAGGGGTCCGCCGGCTCGGCCAGCAGCGCCGGGACGGCGTGGTCGATGCCGATCCCGACGAGCAGCGGACCGGCCAGCCAGGCGAGGTTCTGGACGGTGATCGTGGCCAGCAGCAGCCACAGCGCCCGGCGGTGCGGGCGCAGCAGGTCGCCCAGCAACCGGCGGGACCGGCCGCGCAGGAACGAGCTCGCCGAGGCGGTGAGCTCGTCGTCGTCCTCGGTGGCGACGCCGCGCCACCCGGCCGGGTCGTCGGGCTCGGTCACCGGGACCCGGCCTCGGTGAGCGCGCCGGCCAGCTGCGACTCCGAGGACAGCAGCGCCCGGTAGGCCGGCACCTGGGCGAGCAGGTCGGTGTGCCGGCCCACCGCGGTGACCCGGCCGTCCTGCAGCAGCGCGACCCGGTCGGCGAGCAGCACGGTGGAGGCGCGGTGGGCGACGACCAGCGCGGTGGTCTGCGCCAGCACGTCGCGCAGCGCCCGCTCGACCAGCGCCTCGGTGTGCACGTCGAGCGCCGACAGCGGGTCGTCGAGCACCAGCACCGACGGCCGGCCGAGCACCGCGCGGGCCAGCGCCAGCCGCTGCCGCTGGCCGCCGGACAGCGACAGCCCCTGCTCGCCGATCCGGGTGTCCAGGCCCCAGGGCAGCTCGTGCACGAAGTCGGCCTGCGCCACCCGCAGCGCCTCGGCCACCTGGTCGTCGTCGGCGCCCGGGCGGCCCAGCGTCACGTTCTCCCGGACGCTCATGGAGAACAGCGTCGCGTCCTCGAACGCCGTGGCCACCACGGTGCGCAGCTGGTGCAGCGGCAGGTCGCGGACGTCGTGGCCGTCGAGGGTGACCCGGCCGCCGGTGACGTCGAACAGCCGGGCGACCAGGGCGGTCATCGTGGTCTTGCCCGACCCGGTGGCCCCGACCACGGCCACCGTCTCCCCGGCGGCGATGTCGAGGTCGACGTCGGTGAGCACCGGTTCCCCGGCTCCGGGGAACCGGAACGCCACGTGCTCGAACCGCAGCCGGGCCGGCGTGCCCACCGGCAGCGGGACGACGCCGGGGCGGTCGGTGACGGTCATCGGGGCGTCCAGCAGCTCGCGGATCCGGTCGCAGGCGCTCGCCGTCTCCTGGGCCTGGGCGAGCAGGAAGCCCAGGCTCAGGATGGGCCAGAGCAGCACGGTGAACAGCGCGACGAACCCGACCAGCCCGCCGACGGTCAGCGCGCCGCCGGCCACGGCCAGCGAGCCGCCGACCAGGATGACCGCCAGGGTGATCTGCGGGTGGAACTCGAACAGGCACCAGATCAGCGCCAGCGTGCGGACCTTGGCCAGCTCGAGGTCGCGCAGCCGCAGCGCGGTGCGGTCGTAGCGGTCGAACACCAGCCGGCTGCGGCCCAGCGACTTGACCACCCGGATGCCCTGCACCGCCTCCTCGACGTCGGTGGCCAGCTCGCCCTGCTCGTCCTGCACCCGCCGGGACTCGGTGTTGTACCGCGCCTCCCAGCGCAGCCCGAACACGACCAGCGGGATGCTGGTCGCCAGCACCGCGAGGCCCAGCGGCCAGCAGGTCACCAGCAGCAGCACGCTGACCACGACGCAGGTGATCAGGTTGACGACGAGGAACACCGCGCCGAAGCCGACGAACCGCCGGATCGTGGAGACGTCGGAGGTGGCCCGGCTCAGCAGCTGGCCCGACGACCAGCCCTCGTGGAAGGCGATCGGGAGGCGCTGCAGCCGCTGGTACAGCGCGTCGCGCAGGTCGCGCTCCAGCTGCAGGCTGCTGATGCCCATGGCCCAGCGGCGCAGGAAGAACAGCGCCGCCTCGGCGATCCCGAAGCCGAGCGCCAGCGCGAGCAGCGGGACCAGCCCGGCCCGGTCGCCGGCGGCGATCGGCCCGTCGACGACCGCGCGGGTGACCAGCGGGATGACCAGCTGGGTGAGCGTGGCCAGCAGGGCGCCGGTGAAGGTCAGCGCGATCACGCCGCGGTAGGGCCGGGCGAAGGGGAGCAGCATGGCGAGCGAGGAGAGCCGCCCCCGGTCGTCGGCGGGCGCGGGGATCTCGGTCATGGCCCCGCCAGGCTAGGCCGGGAGTCGGACGGCTCCGAACGCTTTA comes from the Modestobacter italicus genome and includes:
- a CDS encoding putative bifunctional diguanylate cyclase/phosphodiesterase, whose product is MRWTSDPGHPPVRWSVFTRLAIGMAVLGLAVGAVFPVFAVLLGVPAQYATTAVFRAACLAAGLVLGGANWLLARSVIGTRLRLLAGRIGEVAQTVGDPVTSAQGPGRPAADLALPVDSADDLGSAARAFNALLVALDRERRFRSVVHATNDVLALLTPEGRVAFVSDSTSAVLGWTRAELLEMHAGDLLFAEDAHLFTTSGAPITHDGQPSQVFLVRVRHRDGGWRHLEVSSSDRRDDPDIGGLLLTARDVTERLELQSRLAHQATHDALTGLPNRAAVLARGEELLTDPATPCRLAVLLMDLDRFKEVNDTLGHSYGDRLLAQVGPRLRPLVREVDMVARLGGDEFAVLLPDVTVAEARAAAERLHAALGTPFLVDGLSLDVDVSIGVAVCGEGGADVGTLLRQADIAMYAAKESHDGVAVYDPLSDGNDRSRLVLLSELRRGLADGELVVHYQPKVALGSGQVVGVEALVRWQHPVRGLLAPVDFLPAVERTALIEPVTDAVLDLALAQVRAWWAAGFRVPVAVNLSARSLARPDLLGRVLQRLQAHGVPADLLRLEITESALLAEPTRAREVLRSLHAAGVRLSIDDFGTGYSSMGHLKHLPVDELKVDRSYVAEMVTSAEDAALVRSVVDLGHELGMTVVAEGVEDAATAAALADLRCDVGQGWLFGRPGPAVDVTAVLRAGAAAR
- a CDS encoding NAD(P)/FAD-dependent oxidoreductase, whose product is MDSARSTVVVGGGISGVACARALADRGVSVRLVDRGRRLGGRMGGRTLHGRPVDLGASYLTAGEGSPFAPVVEDWVRRGLARPWTDTFTVAGPGGIERTTSGPVRYGTPGGLRSLVVDLATGLDVELGRAVTSVTPGPQVDGEAVAAVALAMPDPQAARLLASDDVPDAGWQPSLAVALGWPDRRWPADLHGVFVHDSPVLEWVADDGDRRGDAAPVLVAHTTPAFAAEHLADPDSAVPAVTAAVRALLGIDADPGWSHAHRWSFAKPAAPREAPFALADGVGRCGDGWCAPSKVESAWRSGDALGRALAGAPPT
- a CDS encoding type IV toxin-antitoxin system AbiEi family antitoxin domain-containing protein — encoded protein: MHPLLREAADRHRGVFTAADVRRAGLVPVDVQSALRRGEWDRLRQGVYVERAVLRDAIARGPDHRHLLDCVAVLLCLGGRPALSRASAARLSGLLVPSAAVEAAVSLTDEVQWRQGRGYTVMRAGLPADDVLSNGAVRWTGPARTLVDCARAWSL
- a CDS encoding TrmH family RNA methyltransferase, with the protein product MIVGVPAPELITDPTDERVADFRDLVAGDRRPGTERGTGPVIVEGVPAVQRLLASPYPVRSVIGIPGRVAALELPAEVTAYEADKWVLSDLIGFRLTRGVLASADRLPPPDLDALIAGPDPAAPRRLAVLEGLNDHENIGSIARSAVALGIDGLLLDPHCADPLYRRCVRVSMGHVLTLPIAVLGDWPGGLDRLHEAGYCTVALTPADDAVDVGDVDPRAHPRTAVLLGAEGPGLTREAQQAARVRARIPMRSGVDSLGVAAAAAVAFATLR
- a CDS encoding general stress protein gives rise to the protein MSASVSMPLGGVQVGSYENYQQAQRAVDHLSDQKFPVENVTIIGSDLRQVERVTGRLSWGRAIGAGAASGAWFGLFVGLLLGIFATDGGDWIGSVLSGLLIGLVFGAVFGAVGYAASQGKRDFTSTSQIVAGRYDVLCAPQVAEQARAELAKLSLRG
- a CDS encoding ABC transporter ATP-binding protein; amino-acid sequence: MTEPDDPAGWRGVATEDDDELTASASSFLRGRSRRLLGDLLRPHRRALWLLLATITVQNLAWLAGPLLVGIGIDHAVPALLAEPADPWPLVWVTAAMVGAAAADAVLRYVFLVGSGRVGQAVLLALRRRVFSHVQRLPLAFHERYTSGKTISRLTSDVEALAELLDEGLDGLLTALFSVLTIGVVLLVLDLPLGLVALLGFPLLYLVGRWFQRHSTVAYRRTRQTIAALIVQFTETMGGIRAVQGFRREPRNDELHARLNEDNRRANHRAFWLIAVFVPAVTMIGNLVTVAVLGYGALRVMDGDLAVGVLVSFLLYLRRFFDPLQDIAMFYSSYQSAAAALEKLSGVLEERPGVAEPADPTPLPHPVAGEVVFDGVRFGYGSATVLPQLDLTVPAGQTVALVGATGAGKSTLARLAARFYDPLAGQVRLDGVPLDRLADADLRRAVVMVTQESFLFSGSIADNITFGKPDATRAEVEQAARAIGADRFIRALPDGYDTDVRKRGGRLSAGQRQLVSFARAFLADPAVLVLDEATSSLDVPSEVLVQRALQTLLADRTALIIAHRLSTVEIADRVLVMEAGRVVEDGSPAELVAGTGRFADLHRAWADSLV
- a CDS encoding ABC transporter ATP-binding protein — protein: MTEIPAPADDRGRLSSLAMLLPFARPYRGVIALTFTGALLATLTQLVIPLVTRAVVDGPIAAGDRAGLVPLLALALGFGIAEAALFFLRRWAMGISSLQLERDLRDALYQRLQRLPIAFHEGWSSGQLLSRATSDVSTIRRFVGFGAVFLVVNLITCVVVSVLLLVTCWPLGLAVLATSIPLVVFGLRWEARYNTESRRVQDEQGELATDVEEAVQGIRVVKSLGRSRLVFDRYDRTALRLRDLELAKVRTLALIWCLFEFHPQITLAVILVGGSLAVAGGALTVGGLVGFVALFTVLLWPILSLGFLLAQAQETASACDRIRELLDAPMTVTDRPGVVPLPVGTPARLRFEHVAFRFPGAGEPVLTDVDLDIAAGETVAVVGATGSGKTTMTALVARLFDVTGGRVTLDGHDVRDLPLHQLRTVVATAFEDATLFSMSVRENVTLGRPGADDDQVAEALRVAQADFVHELPWGLDTRIGEQGLSLSGGQRQRLALARAVLGRPSVLVLDDPLSALDVHTEALVERALRDVLAQTTALVVAHRASTVLLADRVALLQDGRVTAVGRHTDLLAQVPAYRALLSSESQLAGALTEAGSR